The Fundidesulfovibrio terrae genomic sequence TCCCCTGGCGCTCGGTCTCGATGAGCCCCGCGTTGACCAGCTCCTTGAGATGGTGGGAAACGGTGGGCGCGCCGATGTTGAGCTTGGCCATGATGTCCGAGACGCAACACTCGCAGCCTGCCTCGAAATCGCGCTTCTCCCCCTTGGTGATGGCCAGGTAGATTTCCAGCCGGTTGGGATGGGAGAGGGCTTTCAGGATCTTTGCGGCCTGGGCGGTGTTCATGGCGTGTCCGTTTTTATGATTCGATAAATGTCGAAGTGATGTTTAGGCGCAAGCCGAGCGCATGTCAACAGTCGATCAACCGACGCCGGTGCGCGTCGCTTCGGGCGACTCAGGCCTGTAGCGATGCACTGGCGCTTGCGAGCCCGAGCATGTACTGTCGCGCTTCGGATAAGCCTCCGGCAGAATTCACCATACCGTTCAGGAGCGACAACGTGACTTTCATCGACCGCATTGCCACCAACTTCGCCTCGGTGGGCCCCTTCGGCAAGCTGCCCGTGTCCGGCACCTGGGGCTCGGCCGTGGCCGCCGTGGCCGCGCCTTTCGTCTTCATGCCCGCGCCGCTGCCCGTGCGCCTGCTGATCATCGCGCTGGTGTTCATCGGCGGCGGCCTAGCCTGCGACATCGTGGAGCGAAACCTCTGCCGCAAGGACCCGGGCCTGTGCGTCATCGACGAGGTGCTCGGCCAGTGGATTACCTACCTGCCTTTCACGGCGCTTTCGCCTGCGCAGCTCTTCTGGGGATTCGTGCTGTTCAGGGCCTTTGACATCCTGAAGCCCCCGCCGGTGCGCGCGTCCGAGTGCTGGCTGCCCGGCGGCTTCGGCATCATGATCGACGACGCGTTGGCGGGAGTTTATGCGGCGATCTCGCTTGGGATTCTGCTGGCGCTGGGAGTTTAGAAAAGAGGAAGATGCCTCCGGCGGCCAAAGGGACGGGGTTCCTTTGGAATCCCCAATAGCTTCGCGGG encodes the following:
- a CDS encoding ArsR/SmtB family transcription factor, whose translation is MNTAQAAKILKALSHPNRLEIYLAITKGEKRDFEAGCECCVSDIMAKLNIGAPTVSHHLKELVNAGLIETERQGKYLVARPNLKILEEVMQIFPIKLS
- a CDS encoding phosphatidylglycerophosphatase A family protein; translated protein: MTFIDRIATNFASVGPFGKLPVSGTWGSAVAAVAAPFVFMPAPLPVRLLIIALVFIGGGLACDIVERNLCRKDPGLCVIDEVLGQWITYLPFTALSPAQLFWGFVLFRAFDILKPPPVRASECWLPGGFGIMIDDALAGVYAAISLGILLALGV